Proteins encoded by one window of Mycoplasma capricolum subsp. capricolum ATCC 27343:
- the efp gene encoding elongation factor P — translation MSVNDLRPGTTFIYDGNIYLVLEQAFSKTGRQQGKVTVKAKNMRTGARVELTFTGGEKVDKAMIERKEMQYLYNDGNDAYLMNTETYEQIQIPMTRLEWERNFLVDGLMINMTEFEGEVLGIDLPVKVELTVVEAEAAVKGDTTSGAQKKAVLETGLEIMVPLFVNQGTKIIVSSSDGKYVGRA, via the coding sequence ATGTCAGTTAACGATTTACGCCCAGGTACAACATTTATATATGATGGAAATATTTATTTAGTATTAGAACAAGCATTTTCAAAAACAGGAAGACAACAAGGCAAAGTAACTGTTAAAGCAAAAAATATGAGAACTGGTGCTAGAGTAGAATTAACTTTTACAGGTGGTGAAAAAGTTGATAAAGCAATGATCGAAAGAAAAGAAATGCAATACTTATATAATGATGGAAATGATGCATATTTAATGAATACTGAAACTTATGAACAAATTCAAATACCAATGACTAGATTAGAATGAGAAAGAAACTTTTTAGTTGATGGTTTAATGATTAATATGACTGAATTTGAAGGAGAAGTATTAGGAATTGATCTTCCTGTTAAAGTTGAACTAACTGTAGTTGAAGCTGAAGCTGCTGTTAAAGGTGATACTACAAGTGGAGCTCAAAAAAAAGCTGTATTAGAAACCGGTTTAGAAATAATGGTGCCTTTATTTGTAAATCAAGGAACTAAAATAATTGTTTCAAGTAGTGATGGAAAATATGTAGGAAGAGCTTAA